In Geotalea uraniireducens, one genomic interval encodes:
- a CDS encoding DUF3108 domain-containing protein, giving the protein MIAHFNKTGSLAAFVLLSLLAHLLGGLMMSWFGPFALRAPIPLLPAITVALQADTPAPAAPPVAKPAPAAEPAATEEQPPPVRPEPPPRQDNQPAAMAKVPAEPPAATESPAVAADKQAAVPPEPPIPVPVHSTVPGWPPAVLKQGPVRSGAEFVPVAREKLTYRIVLLGMPVGTAVMEATNSNGEVRITTKITSNEFTSTFYPVNDFVDTRLIKGNYLLTRIRQHEGNFVGDTGFTLMLRERNAFWVDRLNKRYANHQLPRGDVMDMISGFYYLRSQPLAVGKPVLLQLFDSNEYAPTTVEVLRREHLRLPGFREVDTLVVHPLLKTAGFFRRTGDMLVWLTDDDKKVPVKLETQVPLGSVTAELVAAETDPLPPAHQP; this is encoded by the coding sequence ATGATTGCCCATTTCAATAAAACCGGTTCCCTTGCCGCCTTCGTCCTCCTCTCCCTGCTGGCGCACCTGCTCGGTGGCCTGATGATGAGCTGGTTCGGCCCCTTCGCCCTCCGGGCACCGATTCCGCTCCTGCCGGCGATTACCGTTGCCTTGCAGGCGGATACCCCGGCCCCTGCCGCCCCGCCGGTCGCCAAGCCGGCGCCGGCCGCAGAACCTGCCGCTACGGAGGAACAGCCGCCGCCGGTCCGTCCCGAACCGCCCCCCCGTCAGGACAATCAGCCGGCCGCCATGGCAAAAGTCCCTGCGGAGCCGCCGGCCGCCACCGAGTCGCCAGCGGTCGCTGCTGACAAGCAGGCGGCCGTTCCCCCGGAACCGCCGATCCCCGTTCCCGTTCACTCGACGGTCCCCGGCTGGCCCCCCGCGGTCCTGAAGCAGGGGCCGGTGCGCAGTGGTGCCGAATTTGTCCCCGTTGCCCGGGAAAAGCTCACCTACCGGATCGTTCTCCTCGGCATGCCGGTCGGCACGGCGGTAATGGAAGCGACCAACAGTAACGGCGAGGTCCGGATCACCACGAAAATTACCTCCAACGAGTTCACCTCGACGTTTTATCCGGTCAATGATTTCGTCGATACCCGGCTGATCAAGGGGAACTACCTGCTGACCCGAATCCGCCAGCACGAGGGGAATTTCGTCGGCGATACCGGTTTCACCCTGATGCTGCGCGAACGGAACGCCTTCTGGGTTGACCGGCTTAACAAACGTTATGCCAATCACCAACTGCCCCGCGGCGACGTGATGGATATGATCTCCGGGTTTTACTATCTGCGCAGCCAACCGCTGGCGGTCGGCAAGCCGGTGCTGCTGCAGCTGTTCGACAGCAACGAGTACGCCCCGACCACCGTCGAGGTCCTGCGGCGGGAACACCTGCGGCTTCCCGGGTTCCGCGAAGTCGATACCCTGGTGGTGCACCCGCTGCTCAAGACGGCCGGATTCTTCCGTCGGACCGGCGATATGCTGGTCTGGCTCACCGACGACGACAAGAAGGTGCCGGTCAAGCTGGAAACGCAGGTTCCCCTCGGCAGCGTCACCGCGGAACTGGTCGCCGCCGAAACGGACCCGCTCCCGCCGGCCCACCAGCCGTAA
- a CDS encoding multiheme c-type cytochrome, giving the protein MSRTASKYAALLAAFVMTAALAGCGSGNKEGSNTTGFGGVASVGDTACIQCHSAVTDPLTGEGIVAQYQQNSPHNQDGLGCESCHGGGAQHNGVGPIPYPTPDANRCAACHDGTQSFTVGGVATVAPSTNANTAFDTSNHVEGTPSHTSGLCIRCHTHEGAVLSNQSGFTGELASGTIGTTTYPGVLDNAAYGPPVVTSGYTAFKCETCHQHGGGLRGVKGRDNNGNLVLWNPSKSGKTDQFNLCTSCHNLYNYNQTRVIGSNTAASGTLKYEHNTRWNRTILSTHREKGMASLLTLPFANMTSAADSSNTWITGYVIRLTNTTDPNYKGPCFDCHGHEAKTNTSNTTNDPTQATIHTDWGRSGHAGGLLNAKYAAAAANLRTAAELDAVTQAYVDTNTSTWSHYNWDSTLKSDGTDDRGSCQKCHTATGLSNYLNSPTTYDPLNNSFSHLIGWNQKGGSKRQNELLYCWGCHKDAGTGALRNPGAITVDYTYNSAAITLPNVSKSNVCVVCHAGRGNTQSARSSRFAGHHAPAAGTLFSAQTHIGWEYPGADYTNKSYFEHDKIGTAAVPGTGTNGPCVACHMSGSSHTYNVLTDDGTAIRSQALCDACHTTHPMSKAILDEEQAGYANASALLKAYVANTITNYLGIAITGSNYSNTTTVPDGAYGAFQNSQLIDNEAGAYAHNRYYTKRLIFDGIDWMQHGQLTGSITIDATAYPDAAVWYGAASGTTGTFTATRP; this is encoded by the coding sequence ATGAGTAGAACAGCATCAAAGTATGCAGCGCTGCTGGCCGCGTTCGTCATGACGGCAGCACTCGCTGGCTGCGGCTCCGGCAACAAGGAAGGGTCGAATACCACCGGTTTCGGTGGCGTGGCTTCGGTGGGCGATACCGCCTGTATCCAGTGCCACAGCGCCGTAACCGATCCGTTGACCGGCGAAGGGATCGTTGCCCAGTATCAGCAGAATTCTCCCCACAACCAGGATGGCCTCGGTTGCGAGAGCTGCCACGGCGGCGGCGCCCAGCATAACGGCGTCGGCCCGATCCCGTATCCCACCCCCGATGCCAACCGTTGTGCCGCGTGTCATGACGGCACTCAGAGCTTCACGGTCGGTGGCGTGGCGACGGTAGCTCCGTCGACCAATGCGAACACCGCCTTCGATACCTCCAATCACGTCGAAGGTACCCCGTCGCACACCAGCGGGCTCTGCATCCGCTGCCATACCCATGAAGGGGCCGTCCTCTCCAACCAGTCCGGCTTCACCGGCGAACTGGCTTCCGGGACCATCGGCACCACCACCTATCCGGGTGTGCTGGATAACGCCGCCTACGGACCGCCGGTGGTAACCAGCGGTTACACCGCCTTCAAGTGCGAAACCTGCCATCAGCATGGCGGCGGGCTGCGCGGCGTGAAAGGGCGCGACAACAACGGTAACCTGGTGCTCTGGAACCCGAGCAAGAGCGGCAAGACCGACCAGTTCAACCTCTGCACCAGCTGCCACAACCTGTACAACTACAACCAGACCCGGGTGATCGGTTCGAACACGGCCGCTTCCGGGACGCTGAAGTACGAGCACAACACCCGCTGGAACAGAACCATCCTTTCCACGCACCGTGAGAAGGGGATGGCTTCGCTCTTGACCCTGCCGTTCGCCAACATGACTTCGGCCGCCGACAGCAGCAATACCTGGATCACCGGCTACGTCATCCGGCTGACCAACACGACCGACCCGAACTACAAGGGCCCCTGCTTCGACTGCCACGGTCACGAAGCCAAGACCAACACCAGCAATACCACCAACGATCCGACCCAGGCCACGATCCACACCGACTGGGGTCGTTCGGGCCATGCCGGCGGCCTGCTGAACGCCAAGTATGCTGCCGCTGCTGCTAACCTCCGCACTGCCGCCGAACTGGATGCGGTTACCCAGGCCTATGTCGATACCAACACCAGCACCTGGAGCCACTACAACTGGGATTCTACGCTGAAGTCCGACGGTACCGACGACCGTGGTTCCTGCCAGAAGTGCCATACTGCCACTGGTCTGTCCAACTACCTGAATTCGCCGACCACCTACGATCCGCTCAACAACAGCTTCTCGCACCTCATTGGCTGGAACCAGAAGGGCGGATCCAAGCGGCAGAACGAGCTGCTTTACTGCTGGGGCTGCCACAAGGATGCCGGTACCGGCGCGCTCCGCAACCCTGGGGCCATCACCGTCGACTACACTTACAACAGCGCGGCGATCACCCTGCCTAACGTCAGCAAATCCAACGTCTGCGTCGTCTGCCACGCCGGTCGCGGCAACACCCAGTCGGCCCGTTCTTCCCGGTTCGCCGGTCACCACGCGCCGGCCGCCGGAACGCTGTTCAGCGCCCAGACCCACATCGGCTGGGAATACCCGGGTGCCGACTACACCAACAAGTCGTACTTCGAGCATGACAAGATCGGTACCGCTGCCGTTCCCGGCACCGGCACCAACGGTCCCTGCGTTGCCTGCCACATGTCGGGCAGCAGCCACACCTACAACGTGCTGACGGATGACGGTACGGCGATCCGGAGCCAGGCGCTCTGCGATGCTTGCCATACCACCCATCCGATGAGCAAGGCCATTCTCGACGAAGAGCAGGCGGGTTACGCCAATGCTTCGGCTCTCCTGAAGGCCTATGTGGCGAACACCATCACCAACTACCTGGGCATCGCCATCACCGGCAGCAACTACAGCAACACCACCACGGTACCCGACGGGGCCTACGGCGCCTTCCAGAACTCGCAGCTGATCGACAACGAGGCTGGTGCCTATGCCCACAACCGGTACTATACCAAGCGGCTGATCTTCGACGGTATCGACTGGATGCAGCACGGTCAGTTGACCGGCAGCATCACCATCGATGCGACGGCGTATCCTGACGCAGCAGTATGGTACGGCGCTGCCTCCGGGACCACCGGTACCTTCACGGCAACACGTCCGTAG
- a CDS encoding cytochrome C, which translates to MKKWFLATLLITVTTFSVQMALAEKMSHKEYATTAISDCNSCHKSEGVAPNHEGDWVRGHRVLASKAGSNCSQCHDQSFCLDCHSGGGIDRDLSTRNYHNDYVPKSHRSNFLSLHPVKALDNPQSCNRCHDASYCSECHSRFPKGSLRIKSHLMLGPNHQKYAPALFEHATEARRNLQSCQACHPDGDVCVQCHSAKLGGTNPHPRNWGSISDNYRDRAGSKVCTKCHLPGTY; encoded by the coding sequence GTGAAGAAATGGTTCCTAGCAACACTGCTGATAACCGTGACAACCTTCTCCGTACAGATGGCCCTTGCCGAGAAAATGTCCCACAAGGAGTACGCCACAACGGCGATCAGTGACTGCAACAGCTGTCACAAGAGCGAAGGTGTGGCGCCGAATCACGAAGGGGACTGGGTCCGGGGGCACCGGGTGCTGGCGAGCAAGGCGGGGAGCAACTGCTCCCAGTGCCATGACCAGTCGTTCTGCCTGGACTGCCATTCCGGCGGGGGTATCGACCGTGACCTGAGCACGCGGAACTACCACAACGACTACGTACCGAAGAGCCACCGGAGCAACTTTTTGAGCCTGCATCCGGTGAAGGCGCTGGACAACCCGCAGAGCTGCAACCGGTGCCATGACGCATCGTACTGCTCGGAGTGCCACAGCCGGTTCCCGAAAGGGTCGTTGCGGATCAAATCGCACCTGATGCTCGGCCCGAACCACCAGAAGTACGCGCCGGCGTTGTTCGAACATGCGACGGAAGCGCGGCGTAACCTGCAGTCGTGCCAGGCGTGCCATCCCGATGGCGACGTCTGCGTGCAGTGCCACAGTGCGAAGCTGGGCGGGACCAATCCCCATCCGCGGAACTGGGGGAGCATCAGCGACAACTATCGTGATCGGGCGGGGAGCAAGGTCTGTACGAAGTGCCACCTGCCGGGTACCTATTAG